Proteins encoded together in one Epinephelus lanceolatus isolate andai-2023 chromosome 4, ASM4190304v1, whole genome shotgun sequence window:
- the LOC117262522 gene encoding E3 SUMO-protein ligase ZBED1-like has protein sequence MYFINPQMRKFKCNQQHHPLRKIQLLQVEWGINDKVTCLVTDGAANMGACAREMHLRHTICVAHTMNLMVKKALDHDPVVCDIRAKLRKMVGYFRSSTTAKERLTQVQEQMGRPKLKLTQEVETRWNSTYHMLQRVFELREPVGAALANLSTDITPLSSEEYGIIAGCLRVLAPFNDATVELSEEKRVSGSKVIPLLSMLDHSLEEEVGNAQTPHSTSIVNHLRRQLRERLYQLQSMSIMSLSTLLDPRFKSIGFFSPSKAAEAVNRLTTECAAVIRNSSSSSSSSPPPPQPSTSEVSQPVTQGNKLWRHLDDTVMQARGQNVTADATVEVQRYMMEPNIGRREDPLEYWDRQKHLYPHLHKLALAFLSTPASSVPCERVFSKAGEIISKKRNHLSPTTVEKLFLNKNE, from the exons atgtactttattaatcctcaGATGAGGAAATTCAAGTGTAACCAGCAGCATCACCCATTAAGAAAAATTCAATTGTTACAGGTAGAGTGGGGGATCAACGACAAGGTAACATGCCTTGTCACAGATGGTGCAGCAAACATGGGTGCATGTGCCAGGGAGATGCATCTGCGTCACACCATTTGTGTAGCCCATACCATGAATTTGATGGTGAAAAAGGCCCTTGACCACGACCCAGTGGTGTGTGACATCCGGGCCAAATTGCGGAAAATGGTGGGCTATTTCAGGAGCAGCACCACTGCAAAG gagAGGCTCACACAGGTACAGGAGCAAATGGGGAGGCCAAAACTCAAACTCACACAAGAGGTGGAGACTCGGTGGAACAGCACCTACCACATGTTACAAAGAGTCTTTGAACTAAGAGAACCCGTGGGAGCAGCTTTGGCCAACCTAAGCACCGACATCACCCCACTCTCATCAGAGGAGTATGGCATTATTGCTGGGTGTCTGCGGGTGCTTGCTCCATTTAACGATGCCACTGTGGAGCTCTCCGAGGAGAAGAGGGTTTCTGGCTCCAAGGTGATTCCACTTCTTTCGATGTTGGACCACTCACTGGAAGAAGAAGTGGGAAATGCTCAAACTCCACACAGCACTTCAATTGTGAACCATCTGAGGAGGCAGTTAAGAGAAAGGCTTTATCAGCTACAATCAATGAGCATCATGTCACTGTCCACACTGCTTGACCCTCGGTTCAAAAGCATTGGCTTTTTCAGCCCCAGCAAAGCAGCTGAGGCAGTGAATAGGCTCACAACCGAATGTGCTGCTGTCATTCGAAACAGCAgctcatcctcctcatcatcaccaccaccaccacaaccatcCACATCAGAAGTTTCTCAGCCTGTGACCCaag gcaacaaactgTGGCGTCATCTTGATGACACAGTGATGCAAGCCAGAGGACAAAATGTCACAGCTGATGCCACAGTCGAGGTACAGCGGTACATGATGGAACCAAATATTGGAAGACGAGAAGACCCTCTGGAGTACTGGGACAGACAAAAACACCTGTACCCACACTTGCACAAGCTTGCACTGGCCTTCTTGAGCACCCCTGCATCCTCTGTGCCTTGTGAAAGGGTGTTCTCAAAAGCAGGCGAAATAATttctaaaaaaagaaatcacctAAGTCCTACAACTGTAGAAAAATTATTtctcaacaaaaatgaataa